From Quercus lobata isolate SW786 chromosome 11, ValleyOak3.0 Primary Assembly, whole genome shotgun sequence:
TTTCCATTTCCGCAACAGTGATATCAAAATGTTGATGGGCTTTTGAATGAATGAAAGCAGGACCAAATATTATTAGGACACATGGGTGGCATTTTtcattttgctttattttcatTACCAAGGAAGCAATTTTCAATTGCTATCTTATGTACGATTAAGAGTCGCctaattaaaatagaaaataaaagaagttaaAGCTcctaataaaattgaaaagaaaaaaaaaaactaaagagagTTCAACTTTTGATAAAGTAAAAAGTTCGCTATGGTCACTACTTTATTTAGTGCCTCCCCTGACTCCTTTGCCAAGCAAAGATGCTCTAAGTTTTTGACTCAAATtaaaagttgtaaaaatatgtaaaaagaaaaaggaaacggTTAAAGGAAAAGACATTGTACTACtgtagaaaattttgtttggtttgccTGATGTGTCGTAATCACTATCTAAGATGTAAAACACGTTGCTTATCGTTTGAATTGAAGGAATCTGAgaggaatgaaatgaaaataaatagtgtCCTTCCCTTATTTGAAAGATGCTTACCAAGATATAGAAATTTGAAATGTGAAAATCCCACATTCAAActtgtattttgaattttttttcttatgaattatgttttttatttgacaaCAAGATATTTTACCCGTTAAACTAattgaaatttagaaaatacaaatttgtgtttcacattaagtagaaaaaaaaaaaaaagttacctaATTTGACCGATTATTCATTCACCTAACACCATTATTAATGGTTAGATACTAATTCCTAACCAAAAAAGatactaattaaataataaaaatttatgatacACCTTGCAATTGCATCACTCCAATTAGACAGCACTGActaatccaataaaaaaatcaaaccgcCTCTTTGCAGTTTGCACtgattgttaatttttttaaataaaaaagagtagctctaatatatataaattattacaatttttgttataaCTATCTTAATGTGTTAGATTGTAATTGAATATTTGtcatttttacataaatttatcattttttctttattactcACAACATACCACGTGAACAATTATGAGACAAATTGTACTATTTTATATAgtcttaaaatttttcaaaaaaaaataaaaaatcacttcTAACTCATTTTTGAAATATAGAAAAACCAAAAAGGTAATAATATCTTATTATATCCAGCCAAGACTGTTACCTACTCATACGCTCATACAGGTCACCAAAAAAGCACCTATTACTTAGCcgtgtttttttaattcttgcTTTTTATAAAGAAACAATCTCCACCGTCCAATCCTTCTTGAGATACGTGATCTAGACGTTAGGAGATCACTATATAAACCCTACTCAGTCTCTCATCTTCATATCTCAAACCCAAACACTccaactttctctctctctctctctctttctgtttcaGTCTTTAAaactttcactctctctctcagagtCTTAGCTTTTATTCTACAATGGCTCGCTTTAGCTTTGTGGCTTTGGTTGTAATGGCAGTACTTGTGGGCTCCACTTTAGCCCAGTCTCCTTCACAATCTCCATCAAATTCGCCAACACAAGCGCCCGCTCCTAAAGCTTCAGCGCCGTCGCCTACAGTTAGAAAGACTCCAGTGCCTGCGCCGTCTCCGGCAGTGGTGAACTCTCCACCATCTCCTCCTCCGGCTTCTTCTGATGCTCCGGTGAGTCCTCCATCTTCGATTAGTACTCCACCTGCTGAAGCTCCTGGACCGGCGGCTCAGAGCGGTGCCGTTTTGAACAGAGTTGGGTTCGCTGCTGGATCTGTGGCTGTAGCACTATTCGCTGCCGTTTTGGTGTTTTAGAAATTACAAAGTGTTCGTTctattgtatttaattattcattattcattcattcattcacaGTGGATTTGGTCGTATTATATGTGATGTTTTTTATCATGGTATTTACCATACCCATTagtataatttcttctttattctGCAATTGTTgttaaatattgtgaaattttatgggtttgaattgCGCGATTACACGGAAATCAATTGGTGCTTGAGTTCAATAAACCTGGGTAATTTGAAGCAGTGTGTGTTCAAACAAAATCGCAGCAATTGTAGACTTAACGAATacaaaagttacaaaaaatgcaataaattttttttgcttgaaaaatattaatgtaatgaataaataaatgtgaaaaTCATGATGGGTTCCACTAAAAATGCCAATGCCAGGTGAAatgatttaaattaattttgcactCTCTGATTGGGAAGTCTTAAGAGATTTTCCATTTTAGCTTCACCTAAAAGGAACtctaatttttccattttgaaTTTCACCAAATCCTTTTTCCAAAAATTCGACAGATATCATGAAagtgattgaaaattttaattcaaagaaaaaaagattaattcGAGTGGCGCAAGTCTTTTTTTAGTAAGGTAATATTTgcaaatataatttgaaaatattattaggGATATCTGCAACACATATTATGGGTGGCATTTTTCATTTTGCTTAAAGTTTCATTTTCCATTTCTCacagtattttaattttaatattgattCAAATATaccacaaaaaattatttatgtactgaaaaaaaaaatgctataaagctcctaataaaattgaaaaaaaaaataataataataaataaagagagtGAACCTTTGGCAATTAAAGTAAACCTTTGCCAGGGCTTAGGGTCACTTTACTCTTTATTTAGTGCCTCCTGACTCCTTTGCCTAGCAAGAAGCTCTAAAGTTTTTGACTCAAATtaaaagttgtaaaaatatgtaacaagaaaaaggaaaagtacatttcaaaaaaaaaaaaaggaaaaaaaaaagaaaaaggaaaagtagaCGGTTAAGGGAAATGTAAACTACGGtagaaaat
This genomic window contains:
- the LOC115967569 gene encoding classical arabinogalactan protein 1-like, whose amino-acid sequence is MARFSFVALVVMAVLVGSTLAQSPSQSPSNSPTQAPAPKASAPSPTVRKTPVPAPSPAVVNSPPSPPPASSDAPVSPPSSISTPPAEAPGPAAQSGAVLNRVGFAAGSVAVALFAAVLVF